One genomic window of Pseudokineococcus lusitanus includes the following:
- a CDS encoding riboflavin synthase, protein MFTGIVEERGEVVAIEVAGDDARLRVRGPRVTEDAREGDSISVDGVCLTVVGEAADGVLTADVMGETLRRTALGARRPGDPVNLERALRADARLGGHVVQGHVDGVGHLLARTPGERWDLLRFSVPTSLARYVAEKGSITVDGVSLTVTGVGDDGPAEGPGGLDLAAERSWFEVGLIPTTLTATTLGARAVGDAVNLEVDVLAKHVERLLTGPGAVAR, encoded by the coding sequence ATGTTCACGGGCATCGTGGAGGAGCGCGGCGAGGTCGTCGCGATCGAGGTGGCGGGGGACGACGCGCGGCTGCGCGTGCGCGGCCCGCGCGTGACGGAGGACGCCCGCGAGGGCGACTCGATCAGCGTGGACGGCGTCTGCCTCACCGTCGTGGGCGAGGCCGCGGACGGCGTCCTCACCGCCGACGTCATGGGGGAGACGCTGCGGCGGACCGCCCTCGGGGCCCGCCGCCCGGGCGACCCGGTCAACCTCGAGCGGGCGCTGCGCGCCGACGCGCGGCTCGGCGGCCACGTCGTCCAGGGCCACGTCGACGGCGTCGGCCACCTCCTCGCCCGCACGCCGGGGGAGCGCTGGGACCTCCTGCGCTTCTCCGTCCCGACGTCGCTCGCGCGCTACGTCGCGGAGAAGGGCTCCATCACCGTCGACGGCGTCTCGCTGACGGTCACGGGCGTCGGCGACGACGGCCCGGCCGAGGGTCCCGGCGGCCTGGACCTCGCCGCGGAGCGGTCCTGGTTCGAGGTAGGGCTCATCCCGACGACGCTGACGGCCACGACGCTCGGCGCCCGCGCCGTCGGGGACGCCGTCAACCTCGAGGTCGACGTCCTCGCCAAGCACGTCGAGCGGCTGCTCACCGGCCCCGGGGCGGTGGCCCGATGA
- a CDS encoding M16 family metallopeptidase produces MPVPLASLGTPSGVAETDAAGREGARVRRTVLPGGAVVLTEAVPGLRSATLGAWVGVGSRDEADHQRGSTHFLEHLLFKGTGRRSAMDIAAAFDEVGGDANASTGKENTSYYARVLDTDLPVAVDVTLDMVTSASLRAEDVDGERGVILEELAAAEDDDDDVAHERFSLLVHGDTPLGRPIGGTPADIEAATRDAVEAHYRRHYVPEGLVVTAAGGLEHDAVCALVEQALARAGWPAGADAVPLPRRTGGPAGEPLPSTLRPGGVLTLERDTEQAHVLLGGPGLTATDERRWVLGVLVAVLGGGMSSRLFQEVRERRGLAYSTYAFDAGYSDDGLFGLYAGCTPSRVPQVTELLAEQWALLARDGLGEDELRRGKGQLSGSLVLGMEDSGARMTRLARAELVHGRFTGVDESLARIAAVTADDVVALAGELLAAPRSLLVLGPFDDDPVPVAP; encoded by the coding sequence ATGCCGGTCCCCCTGGCCTCCCTCGGCACGCCCTCGGGCGTCGCCGAGACCGACGCCGCCGGGCGGGAGGGTGCGCGCGTCCGCCGCACCGTCCTGCCCGGCGGCGCCGTCGTCCTCACCGAGGCGGTCCCCGGGCTCCGCTCGGCGACCCTCGGCGCGTGGGTCGGCGTCGGCAGCCGCGACGAGGCCGACCACCAGCGGGGCTCGACGCACTTCCTCGAGCACCTGCTCTTCAAGGGCACCGGGCGCCGGTCGGCGATGGACATCGCCGCGGCGTTCGACGAGGTGGGCGGCGACGCCAACGCCTCGACGGGCAAGGAGAACACCTCCTACTACGCCCGGGTGCTCGACACCGACCTGCCCGTGGCGGTCGACGTCACGCTCGACATGGTCACCTCGGCGTCGCTGCGCGCCGAGGACGTCGACGGCGAGCGCGGCGTCATCCTCGAGGAGCTCGCGGCCGCCGAGGACGACGACGACGACGTCGCGCACGAGCGGTTCTCGCTGCTCGTGCACGGCGACACACCGCTCGGCCGCCCGATCGGCGGGACGCCCGCCGACATCGAGGCGGCCACGCGCGACGCCGTCGAGGCGCACTACCGGCGCCACTACGTGCCGGAGGGCCTCGTCGTCACGGCGGCGGGCGGCCTCGAGCACGACGCCGTCTGCGCGCTCGTCGAGCAGGCCCTCGCCCGCGCGGGGTGGCCGGCGGGGGCGGACGCCGTCCCGCTGCCGCGGCGCACCGGCGGCCCGGCGGGGGAGCCCCTGCCGAGCACGCTCCGCCCCGGCGGAGTGCTGACCCTCGAGCGGGACACCGAGCAGGCGCACGTCCTCCTCGGCGGGCCGGGCCTCACGGCGACCGACGAGCGCCGCTGGGTGCTCGGCGTCCTCGTGGCCGTCCTCGGCGGCGGCATGAGCTCGCGCCTCTTCCAGGAGGTCCGCGAGCGCCGGGGCCTGGCCTACTCGACGTACGCCTTCGACGCGGGGTACAGCGACGACGGGCTCTTCGGCCTCTACGCCGGGTGCACGCCGTCGCGGGTGCCGCAGGTGACCGAGCTGCTCGCCGAGCAGTGGGCCCTCCTGGCCCGCGACGGGCTCGGCGAGGACGAGCTGCGCCGCGGCAAGGGCCAGCTCTCGGGCTCGCTCGTCCTCGGCATGGAGGACTCCGGCGCGCGCATGACCCGCCTCGCGCGGGCCGAGCTCGTCCACGGCCGCTTCACGGGTGTCGACGAGTCGCTCGCCCGCATCGCGGCCGTCACGGCGGACGACGTCGTGGCGCTCGCCGGCGAGCTGCTCGCCGCCCCGCGCTCCCTGCTCGTCCTCGGCCCCTTCGACGACGACCCGGTGCCCGTCGCCCCCTGA
- a CDS encoding polyribonucleotide nucleotidyltransferase, with the protein METTPSAVETVIDNGSFGTRTIRFETGRLARQAAGSVAAYLDGESMLLSATTAGKHPKDHFDFFPLTVDVEERMYAAGRIPGSFFRREGRPGTDAILTCRLIDRPLRPSFVSGLRNEVQVVITVLALDPDDAYDVLAINAASLSTQLSGLPFSGPIGGVRVALVDGQWVAFPKHSQMERAVFDMVVAGRVVGSGDSADVAIMMVEAEATEGSWHLVSEGATKPTEEVVAAGLEAAKPFIAQLCAAQQQLADGAAKETVEFPRFLDYDDDVFAAVEQAGTERLAQALTIAGKQEREAEIDAVKDSVRGELADAFEGREKQVSAAFRSLTKKLVRQRVLRDGVRIDGRGLADIRTLGAEVEVIPRVHGSALFERGETQILGVTTLNMLRMEQQIDQLGPVTRKRYMHNYNFPPFSTGETGRVGSPKRREIGHGALAERALVPVLPSREEFPYAIRQVSEALGSNGSTSMGSVCASTLSLLNAGVPLRAPVAGIAMGLITDTVDGETRYAALTDILGAEDAFGDMDFKVAGTKEFVTAIQLDTKLDGIPASVLAGALTQARDARLHILDVMAEAIDAPDEMSPHAPRVISVQVPVDKIGEVIGPKGKMINQIQDETGADISIEDDGTVYIGATDGPSAEAARSMVNAIANPQMPEVGERFVGTVVKTTTFGAFVSLTPGKDGLLHISQIRKMVGGKRIDSVDDVLGVGQKVQVQIAEIDPRGKLSLEPVLAEGAEDGDAQGAQAEAANI; encoded by the coding sequence GTGGAGACCACCCCCAGCGCCGTCGAGACCGTCATCGACAACGGCTCCTTCGGCACCCGCACCATCCGCTTCGAGACCGGGCGCCTCGCCCGCCAGGCCGCCGGCTCCGTCGCGGCCTACCTCGACGGCGAGTCGATGCTCCTGTCGGCCACCACGGCCGGCAAGCACCCCAAGGACCACTTCGACTTCTTCCCCCTCACGGTGGACGTCGAGGAGCGCATGTACGCCGCCGGGCGCATCCCCGGCTCGTTCTTCCGCCGCGAGGGCCGCCCCGGCACCGACGCGATCCTCACCTGCCGCCTCATCGACCGGCCGCTGCGCCCGTCCTTCGTCTCGGGGCTGCGCAACGAGGTCCAGGTCGTCATCACGGTCCTCGCGCTCGACCCCGACGACGCCTACGACGTCCTCGCGATCAACGCGGCGTCGCTCTCGACGCAGCTCTCGGGCCTGCCCTTCTCCGGCCCCATCGGCGGCGTCCGCGTGGCGCTCGTCGACGGGCAGTGGGTCGCCTTCCCCAAGCACAGCCAGATGGAGCGCGCCGTCTTCGACATGGTCGTCGCCGGCCGCGTCGTCGGTTCCGGCGACTCCGCCGACGTCGCGATCATGATGGTCGAGGCCGAGGCCACCGAGGGCTCGTGGCACCTCGTCTCCGAGGGCGCCACCAAGCCGACCGAGGAGGTCGTCGCGGCCGGCCTCGAGGCCGCCAAGCCCTTCATCGCGCAGCTCTGCGCGGCGCAGCAGCAGCTCGCCGACGGCGCCGCCAAGGAGACCGTCGAGTTCCCCCGCTTCCTCGACTACGACGACGACGTCTTCGCCGCCGTCGAGCAGGCGGGCACCGAGCGCCTCGCGCAGGCCCTCACCATCGCCGGCAAGCAGGAGCGCGAGGCGGAGATTGACGCCGTCAAGGACTCGGTGCGCGGCGAGCTCGCCGACGCCTTCGAGGGCCGCGAGAAGCAGGTCTCCGCCGCCTTCCGCTCGCTGACGAAGAAGCTGGTCCGCCAGCGCGTCCTGCGCGACGGCGTCCGCATCGACGGCCGCGGCCTCGCCGACATCCGCACCCTCGGTGCCGAGGTCGAGGTCATCCCGCGCGTCCACGGCTCCGCGCTCTTCGAGCGCGGCGAGACGCAGATCCTCGGCGTCACGACGCTCAACATGCTCCGCATGGAGCAGCAGATCGACCAGCTCGGCCCGGTGACGCGCAAGCGGTACATGCACAACTACAACTTCCCGCCGTTCTCCACCGGCGAGACGGGGCGCGTGGGCTCGCCCAAGCGCCGCGAGATCGGCCACGGCGCGCTCGCCGAGCGGGCGCTCGTGCCGGTCCTGCCGAGCCGCGAGGAGTTCCCCTACGCGATCCGCCAGGTCTCCGAGGCGCTGGGCTCCAACGGCTCGACCTCGATGGGCTCGGTCTGCGCCTCGACCCTGTCGCTGCTCAACGCCGGTGTGCCGCTGCGCGCCCCGGTCGCCGGCATCGCCATGGGCCTCATCACCGACACGGTGGACGGCGAGACCCGCTACGCGGCGCTCACGGACATCCTCGGGGCCGAGGACGCCTTCGGTGACATGGACTTCAAGGTCGCCGGCACCAAGGAGTTCGTCACGGCGATCCAGCTGGACACCAAGCTCGACGGCATCCCCGCCTCGGTGCTCGCCGGTGCCCTCACGCAGGCCCGCGACGCCCGCCTGCACATCCTCGACGTCATGGCCGAGGCCATCGACGCGCCCGACGAGATGAGCCCGCACGCGCCGCGCGTCATCTCCGTCCAGGTCCCCGTCGACAAGATCGGCGAGGTCATCGGCCCGAAGGGCAAGATGATCAACCAGATCCAGGACGAGACCGGCGCCGACATCTCCATCGAGGACGACGGCACGGTCTACATCGGCGCGACGGACGGCCCGTCCGCCGAGGCGGCGCGGTCGATGGTCAACGCCATCGCCAACCCGCAGATGCCGGAGGTCGGCGAGCGCTTCGTCGGCACCGTCGTGAAGACGACGACGTTCGGCGCCTTCGTCTCGCTCACCCCGGGCAAGGACGGCCTGCTCCACATCTCGCAGATCCGCAAGATGGTGGGCGGCAAGCGCATCGACTCCGTCGACGACGTCCTCGGGGTCGGCCAGAAGGTCCAGGTGCAGATCGCCGAGATCGACCCGCGCGGCAAGCTGTCGCTCGAGCCGGTGCTCGCCGAGGGCGCCGAGGACGGCGACGCGCAGGGCGCCCAGGCGGAGGCCGCCAACATCTGA
- a CDS encoding bifunctional riboflavin kinase/FAD synthetase: MERWTRLGDVPLAPQGSVVAVGNFDGVHRGHRVLVDEVVARARAAGRRALAVTFDPHPLQVLHPDRAPALLTGMAERLDLLEGTGLDGVVVLPFDHALAARTPRQWVHEDLVGALGMRVAVVGHDVRFGVGNSGDLAVMHALAAEVDLEVVVLDDAVSDGRRWSSSWVRELLAAGDVRGAAAVLGRPHRVVGEVVHGDHRGRELGYPTANLSADAEGLVPADGVYAGWLTALGDGRPGGGVRAGERRPAAVSVGTNPTFDGLERRVEAFVLDVPAGAPLDLYGVRVRVELVERLRDTLRFDGVEALCDQMALDVATAREVLAAG, from the coding sequence GTGGAGCGCTGGACCCGGCTGGGGGACGTGCCCCTGGCCCCGCAGGGCTCCGTCGTCGCCGTCGGCAACTTCGACGGCGTCCACCGCGGCCACCGCGTCCTCGTCGACGAGGTCGTCGCCCGCGCCCGGGCGGCGGGGCGCCGCGCGCTCGCGGTGACCTTCGACCCCCACCCGCTCCAGGTCCTGCACCCCGACCGCGCGCCCGCGCTGCTGACAGGGATGGCGGAGCGGCTGGACCTGCTCGAGGGCACCGGTCTCGACGGCGTCGTCGTGCTGCCCTTCGACCACGCGCTGGCCGCACGGACGCCGCGCCAGTGGGTGCACGAGGACCTCGTCGGGGCCCTCGGCATGCGCGTCGCCGTCGTCGGCCACGACGTCCGCTTCGGCGTCGGGAACTCCGGCGACCTCGCGGTCATGCACGCGCTCGCGGCCGAGGTGGACCTCGAGGTCGTCGTCCTCGACGACGCCGTGTCCGACGGGCGGCGCTGGTCCTCCTCCTGGGTGCGCGAGCTGCTGGCCGCCGGCGACGTCCGCGGGGCCGCCGCGGTCCTCGGCCGCCCGCACCGCGTCGTCGGGGAGGTCGTCCACGGCGACCACCGCGGCCGCGAGCTGGGCTACCCCACGGCCAACCTCTCGGCGGACGCCGAGGGGCTCGTGCCCGCCGACGGCGTCTACGCCGGGTGGCTGACCGCGCTGGGGGACGGCCGTCCCGGCGGCGGCGTGCGCGCCGGCGAGCGCCGGCCGGCCGCGGTGTCGGTGGGGACCAACCCGACCTTCGACGGGCTCGAGCGACGGGTCGAGGCCTTCGTGCTCGACGTCCCGGCGGGCGCGCCCCTCGACCTCTACGGCGTCCGGGTGCGGGTCGAGCTCGTCGAGCGGCTGCGGGACACGTTGCGCTTCGACGGCGTGGAGGCGCTCTGCGACCAGATGGCGCTCGACGTCGCGACGGCCCGTGAGGTCCTCGCCGCCGGCTGA
- the ribH gene encoding 6,7-dimethyl-8-ribityllumazine synthase yields MSGEGAPRPALAGAGHLRVAVVAASWHEEVMGGLLAGARAALDDAGVTDVLDVRVPGTVELGVAAARLAPVVDVVVALGVVVRGGTPHFEYVCLSATQALTDVAVRTGVPVGFGVLTVDTVEQALDRAGLPGSREDKGREAVEAALATALALDAVAPRAARPAGPAA; encoded by the coding sequence ATGAGCGGCGAGGGCGCGCCCCGTCCCGCGCTCGCCGGGGCCGGGCACCTGCGGGTCGCCGTCGTCGCGGCGTCCTGGCACGAGGAGGTCATGGGCGGGCTCCTGGCCGGCGCCCGCGCCGCGCTGGACGACGCCGGCGTCACCGACGTCCTCGACGTCCGCGTGCCCGGCACGGTCGAGCTCGGCGTCGCCGCGGCCCGGCTCGCGCCCGTCGTCGACGTGGTCGTGGCCCTCGGCGTCGTCGTCCGGGGCGGGACGCCGCACTTCGAGTACGTCTGCCTGTCCGCCACCCAGGCGCTCACCGACGTCGCCGTCCGCACCGGCGTCCCCGTCGGCTTCGGCGTGCTGACCGTCGACACCGTCGAGCAGGCCCTCGACCGGGCGGGCCTGCCCGGCAGCCGCGAGGACAAGGGGCGGGAGGCCGTCGAGGCGGCCCTCGCGACGGCGCTGGCGCTCGACGCCGTCGCCCCGCGCGCCGCACGTCCGGCCGGGCCCGCGGCGTGA
- the rpsO gene encoding 30S ribosomal protein S15, with the protein MPLDSATKQRIMTEYATHEGDTGSPEVQVAMLTQRITDLTEHLKEHKHDHHSRRGLLLLVGQRRRLLGYVAKQDVNRYRDLIARLGLRR; encoded by the coding sequence GTGCCCCTCGACAGCGCCACCAAGCAGCGCATCATGACCGAGTACGCCACGCACGAGGGCGACACCGGCTCGCCGGAGGTGCAGGTCGCGATGCTGACCCAGCGCATCACCGACCTGACCGAGCACCTCAAGGAGCACAAGCACGACCACCACAGCCGCCGCGGGCTGCTGCTGCTGGTCGGCCAGCGCCGCCGCCTCCTCGGCTACGTCGCGAAGCAGGACGTCAACCGCTACCGCGACCTCATCGCGCGTCTCGGCCTCCGCCGCTGA
- the dapB gene encoding 4-hydroxy-tetrahydrodipicolinate reductase, translating to MSALRVAVLGAGGRMGAAACRAVDAAPDLELVARVHRGDDLDDVLGAARPDVAVVLTVPDAAPAQVDWCVRHGVHAVVGTTGWDEARLAAVRGALGEEPRTGVLVAPNFALGAVLAMRFAAQAARFYESVEVVELHHPDKVDAPSGTAVRTARLVAEARRAAGVGPSPDATTSGLDGARGADVDGVRVHSVRLRGLVAHEEVLLGAPGEQLTIRHDSFDRESFMPGVLLGVRTVADHPGLAVGLDHLLDLDGPGPGPGRAGA from the coding sequence GTGAGCGCCCTGCGCGTCGCCGTCCTCGGGGCGGGCGGCCGGATGGGGGCGGCGGCCTGCCGCGCCGTCGACGCCGCCCCGGACCTCGAGCTCGTCGCCCGCGTGCACCGCGGGGACGACCTCGACGACGTGCTCGGTGCGGCGCGGCCCGACGTCGCCGTCGTCCTGACCGTGCCGGACGCGGCGCCGGCCCAGGTCGACTGGTGCGTGCGCCACGGCGTGCACGCCGTCGTCGGGACGACCGGGTGGGACGAGGCCCGGCTCGCCGCCGTCCGGGGCGCGCTCGGGGAGGAGCCGCGCACCGGCGTCCTCGTGGCGCCCAACTTCGCCCTCGGCGCGGTGCTGGCCATGCGCTTCGCCGCCCAGGCCGCCCGCTTCTACGAGTCCGTCGAGGTCGTCGAGCTCCACCACCCCGACAAGGTCGACGCGCCCTCGGGCACGGCGGTGCGCACCGCCCGGCTCGTCGCCGAGGCCCGCCGCGCCGCCGGCGTCGGCCCCTCGCCGGACGCGACGACGAGCGGCCTCGACGGCGCCCGCGGCGCGGACGTCGACGGCGTCCGGGTCCACAGCGTCCGGCTGCGCGGGCTCGTCGCGCACGAGGAGGTCCTCCTCGGCGCGCCGGGCGAGCAGCTGACGATCCGTCACGACTCCTTCGACCGGGAGTCGTTCATGCCGGGCGTGCTCCTCGGCGTCCGGACGGTCGCGGACCATCCGGGCCTCGCCGTCGGGCTCGACCACCTGCTCGACCTGGACGGGCCCGGCCCGGGGCCCGGCAGGGCGGGGGCGTAG
- a CDS encoding M14 family zinc carboxypeptidase has translation MQRRPSAPSSARRRSLVAVGLGAVLALTGAPVAAGAADAPEAPVTALAAAEPVLPADAPRTGFETSGGAAWTTLEEEQSFLAAVDAASDRVGISTLATTAAGRPIQLVQIGTRQLSAREVAQRPSILVTCLQHGNEPAAREGCLEVVRDVALDTSPATQQLLRRSTVLVVPTVNPDGRAANTRANADGVDVNRDHLALETLEAQTIAALVRDYDPEMVVDVHEYGGRADVYDRDLIRLWPRNLNVDEGLRARAVELADDFIDPAVEAEGWSTGVYGIWNGPGGEPIAQVAGDGDERIMRNAVGLKHTVGQLTESQTRALTAEEQADPTVNTNRRVDTNVLALRGSLDMLRTQGAELRRETAAAEREAARLGAAGEGYIRFGGADNVLPTSSELLLDPPCAYDLTGEQLDAVSSTLSLHDIRVVERADGTARVPMGQPARGVIPLLMDERAAYDLVQATPVDCA, from the coding sequence GTGCAGCGTCGCCCCTCCGCTCCCTCGTCCGCCCGCCGCCGCAGCCTCGTCGCCGTCGGCCTCGGCGCGGTCCTCGCCCTCACCGGCGCCCCCGTCGCCGCGGGGGCGGCGGACGCGCCCGAGGCCCCCGTCACGGCCCTGGCCGCCGCCGAGCCCGTGCTGCCCGCGGACGCCCCCCGCACGGGCTTCGAGACGTCCGGCGGTGCGGCGTGGACGACCCTCGAGGAGGAGCAGAGCTTCCTCGCGGCGGTCGACGCGGCGAGCGACCGCGTCGGCATCAGCACGCTGGCCACGACGGCCGCCGGCCGTCCGATCCAGCTCGTGCAGATCGGCACCCGCCAGCTCTCGGCGCGCGAGGTGGCCCAGCGCCCGAGCATCCTCGTCACCTGCCTCCAGCACGGCAACGAGCCGGCCGCCCGCGAGGGGTGCCTCGAGGTCGTCCGCGACGTCGCCCTCGACACGAGCCCCGCCACGCAGCAGCTCCTGCGCCGGTCGACCGTCCTCGTCGTCCCCACCGTCAACCCCGACGGCCGCGCGGCCAACACGCGCGCCAACGCCGACGGCGTCGACGTCAACCGCGACCACCTCGCGCTCGAGACGCTGGAGGCGCAGACGATCGCCGCGCTCGTGCGCGACTACGACCCGGAGATGGTCGTCGACGTCCACGAGTACGGCGGCCGGGCCGACGTCTACGACCGCGACCTCATCCGCCTGTGGCCTCGCAACCTCAACGTCGACGAGGGCCTGCGGGCGCGCGCCGTCGAGCTGGCCGACGACTTCATCGACCCGGCGGTCGAGGCCGAGGGCTGGAGCACCGGCGTCTACGGCATCTGGAACGGGCCGGGCGGCGAGCCGATCGCGCAGGTGGCGGGCGACGGCGACGAGCGGATCATGCGCAACGCCGTCGGCCTCAAGCACACGGTGGGCCAGCTCACCGAGTCCCAGACCCGGGCGCTGACGGCCGAGGAGCAGGCGGACCCGACCGTCAACACCAACCGCCGCGTCGACACGAACGTCCTCGCGCTCCGCGGCTCGCTCGACATGCTCCGCACCCAGGGCGCGGAGCTGCGCCGCGAGACCGCGGCCGCCGAGCGGGAGGCCGCGCGGCTCGGCGCGGCGGGGGAGGGCTACATCCGCTTCGGGGGTGCGGACAACGTGCTGCCGACGTCGTCCGAGCTCCTGCTCGACCCGCCGTGCGCCTACGACCTCACCGGCGAGCAGCTCGACGCCGTGAGCAGCACGCTGTCGCTCCACGACATCCGCGTGGTGGAGCGGGCCGACGGGACCGCGCGGGTGCCCATGGGCCAGCCGGCGCGGGGCGTCATCCCGCTGCTGATGGACGAGCGGGCCGCCTACGACCTCGTCCAGGCGACGCCGGTCGACTGCGCCTGA
- the ribA gene encoding GTP cyclohydrolase II, whose product MSGPRPVGPEDLPGTVEVPAAEAGETGPDAVTVDAERPTVRVDDVADALAALAAGRPVVVLDGVDREDEGDLVVAASLATPETVAFVVRWTSGLLCAPMTPEVADRLALPLMAAPFAGAGGDAHGTAYTLTVDALEGTTTGISATDRARTLAVLADPASRPADLRRPGHVLPLRARAGGVRERPGHTEAAVDLCRLAGLPPVGLIAEIVDDADPRGGMLRGEGCRAFADAHDLPLVTIGQVAEHLAAVDAPQEPPAEQGRVVRGAVASLPTASGRFTAHAFVEPATGTEHVALVPEAPGGGRRGLPADDVLVRVHSECLTGDALGSRRCDCGPQLRAALAAVAAEGDGVVVYVRGHEGRGIGLAAKVAAYAEQDEGADTVEANLRLGLPADAREYGAPAAVLRALGVRSARLLTNNPEKEAGVAEHGVVVRGRVPLVVPAGAEAARYLEVKRDRMGHVLPLHGLVGA is encoded by the coding sequence ATGAGCGGCCCGCGGCCCGTCGGCCCCGAGGACCTGCCCGGCACCGTCGAGGTGCCCGCCGCCGAGGCGGGCGAGACCGGCCCCGACGCCGTGACCGTCGACGCCGAGCGGCCCACCGTCCGGGTCGACGACGTCGCCGACGCCCTCGCGGCGCTGGCCGCCGGGCGGCCCGTCGTCGTGCTCGACGGGGTGGACCGCGAGGACGAGGGCGACCTCGTCGTCGCGGCGTCGCTCGCGACGCCCGAGACGGTGGCCTTCGTCGTCCGCTGGACGAGCGGCCTCCTCTGCGCGCCGATGACCCCCGAGGTCGCCGACCGCCTGGCGCTGCCGCTCATGGCGGCCCCCTTCGCCGGCGCGGGCGGCGACGCCCACGGCACGGCGTACACGCTCACCGTCGACGCGCTCGAGGGCACGACGACGGGCATCAGCGCGACCGACCGCGCCCGCACCCTCGCGGTCCTCGCCGACCCGGCGAGCCGCCCGGCCGACCTGCGCCGTCCCGGCCACGTGCTGCCCCTGCGCGCCCGGGCCGGGGGCGTGCGCGAGCGGCCCGGCCACACCGAGGCCGCCGTCGACCTCTGCCGCCTCGCCGGTCTCCCGCCGGTCGGGCTCATCGCCGAGATCGTCGACGACGCCGACCCCCGCGGCGGCATGCTCCGCGGCGAGGGCTGCCGTGCCTTCGCCGACGCGCACGACCTGCCGCTCGTGACGATCGGGCAGGTCGCCGAGCACCTCGCCGCCGTCGACGCCCCGCAGGAGCCCCCGGCCGAGCAGGGGCGCGTCGTCCGCGGGGCCGTGGCGAGCCTGCCGACGGCGTCCGGCCGCTTCACCGCCCACGCCTTCGTCGAGCCGGCGACGGGCACCGAGCACGTCGCCCTCGTCCCCGAGGCGCCGGGCGGCGGGCGCCGCGGGCTCCCCGCGGACGACGTCCTCGTGCGCGTGCACTCGGAGTGCCTCACCGGCGACGCCCTGGGCTCGCGGCGCTGCGACTGCGGCCCCCAGCTGCGCGCCGCCCTGGCCGCGGTGGCCGCGGAGGGCGACGGCGTGGTGGTGTACGTCCGCGGCCACGAGGGCCGGGGCATCGGGCTGGCCGCCAAGGTGGCCGCCTACGCCGAGCAGGACGAGGGCGCGGACACGGTCGAGGCGAACCTGCGCCTCGGGCTGCCGGCCGACGCCCGCGAGTACGGCGCACCGGCCGCGGTGCTGCGCGCGCTGGGCGTGCGGAGCGCCCGGCTGCTGACGAACAACCCGGAGAAGGAGGCAGGCGTGGCGGAGCACGGCGTCGTCGTGAGGGGGAGGGTGCCGCTCGTGGTGCCCGCGGGCGCCGAGGCGGCCCGCTACCTCGAGGTCAAGCGCGACCGCATGGGCCACGTCCTCCCGCTGCACGGGCTGGTGGGCGCATGA